The Streptomyces camelliae genome window below encodes:
- a CDS encoding alginate lyase family protein — protein sequence MHSPAHKHVNKHRMSRRRLCTLSGGLAAAGALGGGIAAFGGSGADAAQPAAKKPAGQRHFAHPGLLHNAGDLHRAEARVAAGRDPWLAGWHRLTANPHSASTWRPRPQATVVRGAVPGQNYPVLYRDIHAAYQNALRWRIGGTKANGDTAVAILNAWSATLTTLTGNADRFLAAGIYGYQFANAAELVRDHPDFEFARFKKMLRTIFYPMNIDFLTRHNDAVVSNYWANWDLCNLASVMAIGILLDDLALFRGAVKYLKNGEGNGSIKNAIPFRYDAQGLAQWQESGRDQGHSMMGIGLLGAICEMAWNQGTDLYGYDDNRFLHAAEYVARYNLGAHVPFTPYGWRSGNGHGQWREQTVISATARGRLRPVWEILHNHYARRRRLSTPYVTAMAEKVRAEGGGGDYGPNSGGYDQLGFGTLLYSK from the coding sequence ATGCACAGCCCTGCGCACAAGCATGTCAACAAGCACCGCATGAGCCGCCGGAGACTCTGCACGCTCAGCGGGGGACTCGCGGCGGCCGGAGCGCTCGGGGGCGGGATCGCCGCGTTCGGCGGCAGCGGGGCCGATGCCGCGCAGCCCGCCGCGAAGAAACCCGCCGGGCAGCGGCACTTCGCCCACCCCGGCCTGCTGCACAACGCGGGTGACCTGCACCGCGCCGAGGCCCGGGTCGCCGCCGGCCGGGACCCCTGGCTGGCCGGCTGGCACCGGCTCACCGCCAACCCGCACTCCGCGAGCACCTGGCGGCCCCGCCCGCAGGCCACCGTCGTGCGCGGAGCGGTGCCCGGCCAGAACTACCCCGTCCTCTACCGGGACATCCACGCCGCCTACCAGAACGCCCTGCGCTGGCGGATCGGCGGGACCAAGGCCAACGGCGACACGGCCGTCGCCATCCTCAACGCCTGGTCGGCCACCCTCACCACGCTCACCGGCAACGCCGACCGCTTCCTGGCCGCCGGGATCTACGGCTACCAGTTCGCCAACGCCGCCGAACTCGTCCGCGACCACCCGGACTTCGAGTTCGCCCGGTTCAAGAAGATGCTGCGCACGATCTTCTACCCGATGAACATCGACTTCCTGACCCGCCACAACGACGCGGTCGTCTCCAACTACTGGGCCAACTGGGACCTGTGCAACCTGGCCTCCGTGATGGCCATCGGGATCCTGCTCGACGACCTCGCCCTGTTCCGCGGCGCGGTGAAGTACCTCAAGAACGGCGAGGGCAACGGCTCCATCAAGAACGCCATCCCCTTCCGCTACGACGCCCAGGGCCTGGCCCAGTGGCAGGAGAGCGGCCGCGACCAGGGGCACAGCATGATGGGCATCGGACTGCTCGGCGCGATCTGCGAGATGGCCTGGAACCAGGGCACCGACCTCTACGGCTACGACGACAACCGCTTCCTGCACGCCGCCGAGTACGTCGCCCGCTACAACCTCGGTGCGCACGTGCCCTTCACGCCGTACGGCTGGCGCTCGGGCAACGGGCACGGCCAGTGGCGGGAGCAGACCGTGATCTCCGCCACGGCCCGCGGCCGGCTCCGGCCGGTCTGGGAGATCCTGCACAACCACTACGCCCGCCGCCGCAGGCTCAGCACGCCGTACGTCACGGCCATGGCCGAGAAGGTGCGCGCGGAGGGCGGAGGCGGCGACTACGGGCCGAACAGCGGAGGCTACGACCAGCTCGGCTTCGGGACGCTGCTCTACAGCAAGTGA